The Stenotrophomonas sp. ZAC14D1_NAIMI4_1 DNA segment TTTTGCTCCGGGCGCAAAGCACCCTCGGGAACGCCAGTGGCGCACGCTGGATCTGAATCGGCAGGAAAACTACGACGCAAAGGGCAAACTCACGCGCGTGATTCTGTCCGGCCCTGTCTCTGGTGACGCCTACACCGAAAACCTGCGCGCCTACGCAGAAAAGGGCGTTTTGAAGCTTACGCCTCTCACCAGCGGCTACAGCTCCTACCGCGTGTACGACTATGACGCCACCGGCAAGGAGTCACTCTCGTTCGTCTGCTGGCGCTACGAAGTCTCGACCAACAAGCCCTACGCCCATTTCCCCTGGTGGGAGTCCGACCCCCGCCCCAAGCGTAGTCGTGAAGCCGAACTGCAGTACGGCAGGACGCAGGTGGGCACGCGGTGCGGCACTCCTGACGGCAAGATGATTGTGGAGGGCATGGGCCCGGTGAAGAAGCTGATGGAAACCAAGTACGGCTTTGGGACGACCAAGCTGGGGTTGCCGGGCGAGTAGGGCGAGTCTTCTATCCCGACCTCGTGCCGGGCGCCGGCCTGTCGGAGCAGACCACGCTGGCGCGCGGGATGGAACTGACGCCCTTGAGCGATCAGTGGCTGCAGTCCATGGGCGGCATGCAGGAACTGTTTGGCGACCTGACCCGACCGGGCAAGGCCGGGAATGTCAGCGTGCAGATCGTGCGATCTTCGGGTACGGCACTGCACGCCCTGGCGAATTGATGCTGGCAACGTATCGCTTGCTTTAAAACAATTAATAGTTGCTTGATCAAACGTCTGCAAGATGGACAATCATCCTTCCTGCAGGCGCCTTCACAAGATACCTGCGCATACTTTCAAAGATCTTGGGAAGTGGCCTCAGCGCCGTTCCCGTGTGCTGCGAAGTTTCCTTCGTAGCGAGCCGCCCATTATAGCCGGCTTTTCCGCTTCGTCAACACCTTTTTCAAGGCCGTCTCACCGGAGTGGACGTTGTTGCCGATGCTGCTTCGTCGTTGGACCCAAAGGTCTTTCGTCGTTGCGAGCCGCCTATTATGCCGGACTTTTTGAGTCCGTCAACACCTTCGTTCGATCATCTCGTTCGCCGGTGTGGCGTCGCTGTTGGCGGATCACTTCCGAGGAAGTTGCCACGCCGCAGCAAGGGAGCGAATTCTAGAGATCCTGCAGGATTCGTCAACACTTTTTTTCAGGAAGATGACAAAGACGTCGCCTGCGCCATGCATAGCGTGCGTGCCGGCATCACTGCGGCGTTGCCCGCGCGTTGCGCGGTCAACGCCGCAAGCGCTATGTATGTACGGATGCATACAGACGAGACAGCGATGGGCACGCAGGTTCGACAGGTGTGGTGGCGCGATCTTTCGGTGCCGGCGATCGTGGCCGGCTTCATTACGGTGCTGGTGGGCTTCGCCAGTTCGGCGGTGATCGTGTTTCAGGCCGCGCAGGCCGTCGGCGCCAACCAGGCGCAGATCGCTTCATGGATGTGGGCGCTCGGCCTGGGCATGGGCGTGACCTGTATCGGCCTGTCGCTGCGCTACCGCGTGCCGGTGGTCACCGCGTGGTCGACCCCCGGCGCGGCGATGCTGGTGGTCGGCGCCGGTGGCGCTTCGCTGTCCGAAGCCACCGGCGCGTTCCTGCTCGCTGCGGTGCTGGGCATGATTGCCGGCTTCTCGGGCATCTTCGCCCGCCTGATGCAGCGGGTACCGATGGCGCTGGCCGCCGGCATGCTGGCGGGCGTGCTGCTGCGCTTCGGCCTGGACGTGTTCGTGGCGATGAACACCCAGGTGGTGCTCGCCCTGGCAATGTTCGCCACCTGGCTGGCCGGCCGCCGCCTGTTCCCGCGCTATGCGGTGATCGCCACCCTGCTGGTCGGCATCATCATCGCCGCCAGCCGCGGCCTGCTGCATGCGCAGGACCTGCACTTGCAGCTGGCCACCCCGCACTGGGTCACACCCTCGCTGTCGTGGCAGGCGGTGGCCGGCATCGCCCTGCCCCTGTTCGTGGTCACCATGGCTTCGCAGAACATCCCCGGAGTGGCGGTGATGCGCGCCTCCGGCTACAGCGCGCCCATTTCGCCGGTGATCGGCTGGATCGGCGTGGTCAACACGCTGCTGGCCCCCTTCGGCGCCTACGCCTTGAACCTGGCGGCGATCACCGCGGCGATCTGCATGGGCCGCGATGCCCATGAGGACCCCGCGCGCCGGTACACCGCAGCGATGGCGGCCGGCGCCTTCTATATCGTGATCGGCCTGTTCGGGGCGACCGTGGCCGCCCTGTTCGCGGCCTTCCCCAAGGAACTGGTCGCCTGCGTGGCCGGCATCGCCCTGTTCGGCACCATCGGCAACAGCCTGGCCAGCGCCCTGGCCGTGGAGCGCGACCGCGAGGCCGCGCTGGTCACCTTCCTGGTCACCGCCTCCGGGGTATCACTGGCCGGCATCGGCTCGGCATTCTGGGGGCTGGTGGCAGGTTCGCTGTGCCTGCTGGTACTGCGGCCACGCACATCGGGTTGAGACGGTTCAGACCGCCATGAGCGCACCCGCCATGTCGATTTCGGCAAAAGGCCGCCAGCCGGAATCGCCCTCGCGCTGCAGCAACGTTTCCGGCGTGATGGTCCGCTTTTCCAGCAGGTGCCGAAGTTCGGCCAGCGTGCATGGCCCGTGGTGGCTGCCGCCATCGGTGTAGTGCCACCGCCCTTCTTCCATGAAGCCTCTCCTTGTTCCTGCCGCACCGGGCACCCTTGCACCGCCGTCGTGACGGTGCAAGGGATGCTTGCCGAGTGCTGCAGGCCAGTCCAGGCCAATAGCGTCACTGCTGTCGATCCGGCCTGGAAAAGCCCATGGCCTGGTCCTTTCCCGGGCCGGATGAGGGTGTCCGGGCGGCATCCGGGGACTCAGGCCGGCTGCGTTCCGTGCAGATTGCGACTAGTACCCGGTGCCATGACGGGCCCGCGGTCAAAAGCAGTCGGCCTGGCGCCGGCTACAGAGGCGATGCCGAGATCACCTGCACCAGCACATGGCGGCCGCCCGGGGCGACGGTGACCACATCGGGACCGGCATTGGCCGCCTCCAGGCAGACGTAGTCGCGCCAGCCATCGCCGACATCGGCCATCTTCGCTGCGGCTTCAGCACCGGGGTTCCACGCCACCAGCGCGCGGCTGCCTTCGGTATGCAGCTCGATGCGGCGCTTCAGCACCGGGTCGCGCAGCACGTAGCGGCCACCGGCCGGGCTGTAGATACGGTCGCTGCGGCCCGGGTCGCGCGGGTCGCGCAGCGACCACGGCCCCTGCTGGCGGCGGGTCTGGGCGTAGTTCTCGTACTTGTCCTGGTAGGTCACCCCGTCCACGCCGTCCACCTCGACGCGGGTGGCGTCGCCGACGCGGAAGTAGTTGTGCAGGGCCTGGGTGAAGGTGGCCGGTGCAGTACCGGTGTTCTCGGTGACCAGCTGCTGGCGCAGTTCGCGGCCCACCCGCACGGTCATCGTCAGGCGCAGGCCGAGATCCTGCAGCGCCGGCGGCGCCAGGGTCAGCTCGATGCTGCCATCGTCGAGGCGGCGCGCCTGCTGCAGTTCCCACGGCAGGGTGCGGACGAAACCATGCGCCGGCACATCATTGCCCTGGCCTTGGCGGCCGAAGTACGGCCAGCACACCGGGCTGCCGCCACGGATCGGGGTCGGCAGCTCGGCACGCTTGGGCGAAAGCCACATCACATCGGGCTGGCCCTTGGGCACGAAGGACAGCAGCTGGCCGCCGAACACGCTGATGGCGGCGGTGGCCTCGGGGGTTTCCACCAGCCAGGCATCGAGTCCCTGGAACTGGCCGCTGCTGACACCCTGGATCTGTTGCACGGTGGATCGACTCCGTATGGCCGGCGACTGCGCGGCACTGTAGTTGGCGGGAAGGCTGAAACGGGTGGGCGTGGCCGGCGTGCGCGGCTCGGCCTGCAGCGCGCGCAGGATGCGCTGGCCGGGGCGGCCATCGGCATCGGGCCAGCCCAGGCGACGCTGCTCGACCTGGATCGCGCGCCGGCTGGCGTTGCCGATCATGCCATCGGCGCTGCCGATATCGTGGCCGCGGGCCAGCAGCAGGGTCTGCAGCTGGCGGCGCTCGTCGCGGCCCAGGCCGGGATCATCGGTGGGCCAGGCCGTGGCCAGCCCATTGCCGCCACGCAGCCGGTCAGCCAGGGTGGCGATGGCCAGTGCGTAGCTTTCGGCGGCGTTGTAGCTGTAGATCGCATCGTAGTTGCGGAACACCAGCAGCGCCGGGCCCTTGCTGCCGGCCGGCAGCAGCAGGGCCGCGCGGGCATCGGCCGGCAGCCCCGGCGGCGCGAGGGCGCTGCCATCCAGGCCAGTGACGCCCAGTGCGCGCCAGTCCGCCAGCGCACGACGCTGGGTGCGCCCGGTCTGCGCCGTCTTGAAACCCTCGGGAACACGCACTTCCATGCCCCACGGTTCGCCGCTGCGCCAACCGGCACGCTTGAGATAGTTGGCAGTGGAGGCCAGTGCATCCGGAATGCTGCCGACCAGATCGCGGCGGCCGTCGCCATCGCCGTCGACGGCGATGCGCGCGTAGGTGCTGGGCATGAACTGGGTGTGGCCGAAGGCGCCGGCCCAGGAACCGGTGAGCCCCTGCGCCTGCAGGTCGCCCTGCTCGATCAGCTTGATGAGCGCCAGCAGTTCGCCACGGAAGAAGGGCTGGCGCCGGCCGGCACAGGACAGCGTGGCCAGCGACTGCAGCAGCGGTCGCTTGCCGAACACGCGGCCGTAGTCGCTCTCCACGCCCCATACGGCGACGATGGTGGCCGGATCGACGCCGTACTGCGCTGATACGCGCTGCAGCAGGTCGCGGTGCTGCTGCAGCATCGCGCGGCCGTCATCCACCCGCGGGCGATCGACCAGCGCGGCCAGGTAATCCCAGATGGGCGTGGTGAATTCAGGCTGCGCGTCCAGCAGTGGCAGCACGCTGGGGTCGGGCTGCAGGCCGGCAGTGATCGCGGTGAAGCGATCGGCGGCCACGCCCTTCTTGGCGGCCGTGGCCTGCAGCTGCGTCATGCAGCGGGCGAACGCCGGATCAGCGGCGGGCGTCGTTGGCGCCATCGACGGCGCGGCCAGCGCGGCGGCCAGGCCGAGCGTGGTCATCAAGGGCATGGCGTCCTCCGTGTTGCCGGTGCTGGGGCCATGTTAGCGCGGGCGGACGGCCTGGCAGCCGACCGGCATGGCCAGGCGCTAGCGATGCGGAGCGGAGGCGCGCAGCAGGCGCAGGCCGTAGGCGGGGTCGGACGCGTCCCAGTGGGCGACGGTTTCCAGGCCGGCCTGCTGCAGCAGGTGGTTGAAGCTGGCCTCGGTGTACTTGTGGCTGTACTCGACCCGGATCGGCTCGCCGGCCTGGAAGTGGAAGGTCTGCCCGTCCAGGTGCACGTCCTGTTCGCGCTGGCTGACCAGATCGGTTTCGATGCGCAGGCGCGCGGTGCTGTAGCGGGCCTGGTGGCGGAAGCCATCGAGATCGAAATCGCTGCCTACTTCGCGGTTGAGGCGGGCCAGCAGGTTGAGGGTGAAAGCGGCGGTGATGCCGTCGGCATCGTTGTAGGCGGCCTCGATCAGCGCCGGGTCCTTGTGCAGGTCGATGCCGACCAGCGCCAGGCCGTCATCGCCCATCGTCTGGCGCATCGCACGCAGCAGGGCGATCGCTTCGTCGCCCGCGAAGTTGCC contains these protein-coding regions:
- a CDS encoding benzoate/H(+) symporter BenE family transporter, whose protein sequence is MGTQVRQVWWRDLSVPAIVAGFITVLVGFASSAVIVFQAAQAVGANQAQIASWMWALGLGMGVTCIGLSLRYRVPVVTAWSTPGAAMLVVGAGGASLSEATGAFLLAAVLGMIAGFSGIFARLMQRVPMALAAGMLAGVLLRFGLDVFVAMNTQVVLALAMFATWLAGRRLFPRYAVIATLLVGIIIAASRGLLHAQDLHLQLATPHWVTPSLSWQAVAGIALPLFVVTMASQNIPGVAVMRASGYSAPISPVIGWIGVVNTLLAPFGAYALNLAAITAAICMGRDAHEDPARRYTAAMAAGAFYIVIGLFGATVAALFAAFPKELVACVAGIALFGTIGNSLASALAVERDREAALVTFLVTASGVSLAGIGSAFWGLVAGSLCLLVLRPRTSG
- a CDS encoding lytic murein transglycosylase; the protein is MAPTTPAADPAFARCMTQLQATAAKKGVAADRFTAITAGLQPDPSVLPLLDAQPEFTTPIWDYLAALVDRPRVDDGRAMLQQHRDLLQRVSAQYGVDPATIVAVWGVESDYGRVFGKRPLLQSLATLSCAGRRQPFFRGELLALIKLIEQGDLQAQGLTGSWAGAFGHTQFMPSTYARIAVDGDGDGRRDLVGSIPDALASTANYLKRAGWRSGEPWGMEVRVPEGFKTAQTGRTQRRALADWRALGVTGLDGSALAPPGLPADARAALLLPAGSKGPALLVFRNYDAIYSYNAAESYALAIATLADRLRGGNGLATAWPTDDPGLGRDERRQLQTLLLARGHDIGSADGMIGNASRRAIQVEQRRLGWPDADGRPGQRILRALQAEPRTPATPTRFSLPANYSAAQSPAIRSRSTVQQIQGVSSGQFQGLDAWLVETPEATAAISVFGGQLLSFVPKGQPDVMWLSPKRAELPTPIRGGSPVCWPYFGRQGQGNDVPAHGFVRTLPWELQQARRLDDGSIELTLAPPALQDLGLRLTMTVRVGRELRQQLVTENTGTAPATFTQALHNYFRVGDATRVEVDGVDGVTYQDKYENYAQTRRQQGPWSLRDPRDPGRSDRIYSPAGGRYVLRDPVLKRRIELHTEGSRALVAWNPGAEAAAKMADVGDGWRDYVCLEAANAGPDVVTVAPGGRHVLVQVISASPL
- a CDS encoding DUF4339 domain-containing protein; its protein translation is MHRHDGGARVPGAAGTRRGFMEEGRWHYTDGGSHHGPCTLAELRHLLEKRTITPETLLQREGDSGWRPFAEIDMAGALMAV